One Glycine soja cultivar W05 chromosome 7, ASM419377v2, whole genome shotgun sequence genomic window, AAAATGGGCCAAAATAGAACATAGGGGATGGGTGTGCAAAGAATATTAACTCATAGAAGAAGTATATGGTTAGAGAGGTGTATGGCAGTTTGCTTATGAATGAGAACTTGGAGAATGAAAAATTTCACAAGCAAATATTGCATCTACCTATACCTTCTAATGTTAAAGGTTTTGTGAGGAAGGTGGCACATGATAGGCTCCAAACAATCGATAATTTGAAGAAAGGAAGATCATCTCAGATGACACTAATATAAACTGTGTTTTGTAATGAATGTGTAGAATCTACTAGACACCTTCTGTTTGACTATAGATTCTCTTATTACATTTGGTCAATATACCTATGGTTTGGTGACATGCAAGTATTTCCATCTGAGTGAAAAAGTTTCATGTATAAGTCTCATTATCGGGGTTGCTTATGTGGGAGGGGGACAAGCTTTAACAACCATATGATGAAACACATTGCTATCTTGTACTGGTTTGGTTGTGTTTGGCACTCCTTAAATTATGACAAATGATGTAgttccatgtagagcttgtaggccttggaccttcttcattaatggagtccttttcttctagaagatcaatggcagtggaatggagaaggaggaaaggtcattgaagatgccacttcaaggagaagatgagtcaagaacaagttcaccaccataggaaaccatggataagagcttgaaggtaggagaagatgagtagagggagagggagagagggggccacaaaatttatgcctcaaatgaggtctgaaatttgaagtataatttctcaaatgatcaaatttccaaaaaatgcacacacaaggcctctatttatatcctaagtgtcacacaaaattagagggaaatttgaatttctattcaaatttcacttgaatttgaatttgaatttgtggagccaaaatttcactaattatgattagtgaattttagctatggctcagcccattaatccaagatcaagtccaagattctccactaagtgtgcttaggtgtcatgaggcatgtaaaacatgaagggcatgcacaaagtgtgactatatgatgtggcaattgggtgtagcaagcaaatgctcacttcCCCCTTAGACttatccaaaatttaattggattgggcttctcccaattcaattaaatttctctcccaacacacacatcaaatagtacacttaatgtatgtgaaattacaaaactacccctaatacaaaaactagtctaggtgccctaaaatacaagggttgaaaatcctacattactagggtaccctccctacactatggagccctaaatacagggcccaaaaataatgaaacactaatctaatatgtagaaagataagtgggctcatacttagcccatgggcccaaaatctaccctaaggctcatgagaaccctagggccttctcttgcatctctagccaAATCTTCATGGAATCTCTTAGCCATGGCTCTGGTAATGGGTcccctccttgggaggattgcatcataccCTCcctcttgaagaggatttgtcctcaaatctgCAGACCCCTCATCATCTGAATCAGCTACACCTCCAAAAGGAACCAAATCAGTAATGTTAAAGGTGTTGCTAACTCCATACTCCTCTGGGAGGTCTAGCCTATAAGCATTGTTgttgatcctctccaagacctGAAAAAGGCCATCACCTCTAGGGCTAAGTTTGGACTTTCTCTTAGTATGAACTTGGTTCTCTATTGCCTTTAGCTACATACACCTctatttggttctctatttggttcctaACCCTTTCATGTAATTTCATCACAAACTCTGACCTGGATatcccttctttatgtataaaagaagtgttaaGTGGAAGGGGAATTAGGTCCAAAGGCATGagaggattgaacccatagacaaccttaAAAGGTTACTGCTTAGTCGTTCTATGAACCCCCTTGTTATAGGAAAACTCCATATGAGGAAGGTACTCATCCTAAGACTTGTGATTGCCTTTTAGGAGAGCCCTTAACAATGTGGATAAAGATTTATTCACTATCTCTGTCTGCCCATCAGTCTGTGGGTGATAAGTGGTGGAGAAAAAgagcttagttcctagcttagcccataatgttttaaaaaaatggctaaggaacttagcaccTCTATCAGACACAATATTCTTAAGCAAACCATGAAGCCTCATAACTTCTCTAAAGAAGAGTCTTGAGATGTGACTAGCATCAtctaccttgtggcatggtatgaaATGtgtcatcttgctaaacctatccaccaccacaaagataaagTCTACACCCTTTTGGgtcctaggaagcccaaggGCAAAGTCCATACTATTATCTACCTAGGGTGCAGATGGAATGGGTAAAGGTgggtatagcccatgaggcatcaccctagacttggatTGTAAACAAgtcacacacctagtgcaataccCATGGACATCTTTTTTATATGGGgccaaaataatttttccttgAGGAAGACAAGAGTCTTATCAAttccaaaatgccccattagcccaccctcatggctctctttgacCAAAAACtttctaatggatccttgggatACCtccttgaacaaataccccttagcaatgtagaatccatcttgggccttgtGCCCATAGCTAGCATAAATAGGAGAGAAGTACTCATCAGAAACATacaattcccttatgttatcaaatcctaaaatttgatcTCCAAGAGAAGAAAGCAATTGTGTGTCTCTTAGAAAGAGCATGTGCAACCACATTGgtctttccctttttgtatttgataacatatgaaaATTGCTCTAGGAACtatacccattttgcatgcctcttgtttaacttgcattgccctctaatgtacttaagtgattcatgATCCTTATGAATAACAaactccttggaaacaaggtaatgttccccagtttggagggctctaacAAAGGCATAAAGCTCCTTATCATATGTGGGGTTGTTGAGAGAGGCACCATGAAGTTTCTCAATAAAGTAAGCAATAGGGTGTTCACCCTATAACAACACAGCTCCCACACCTACACCAGAGGCATCAcactctagctcaaaagttttagaaaagtcaaggAGAGCCAGAACCGGTGCCTTGGTGAGCTTTTCtatgagcaaagcaaaggcttgctcttgtgtCTCACCCCATgtgaatgccacattcttcttcaccaactcATTGAGTGGCAAATCaagtgtagagaaattaggaacaagCCTTTTATAGAAACTAgccaacccatggaagctcaTAATATCTcctacactttttggggtgggccactTTTGGATGACCTTGATATTCTCAGGGTCCACATGGACCCCATTTTTGCTAACCACAAAACCTAAGAAGACTACATTATTGACACAAAAGGTGCATTTATCTATAttagttgtcgcaacctaccctacgaAGGGGGTGCGAAAGGCGAAAAGAaaaggtgcgtcttccaaaaacAAAACgcgtgggagtcgccaccaacatttatttaaggaaaatgctagaaaaaaccaaaaagaggtttgtcaattttgaaaataagggttcgagagttgtgtaggtatcatgaggcatgtaaatcATAAAGAACATCCATagagtgtgactatatgatgtgccaatgtggtgtagcaagcaaatactcacctcccccttaggctggtccaaaatttaattggattgaacttctcccaattcaattaaatttctctcccaacacacacatgaaatactgcacttaatgcatgtgaaattacaaaatgacCCCtattacaaaaactagtctaggtgccctaaaatacaagggctgaaaatcctacattactagggtatcctccctacactatggagccctaaatacaagacccaaaaataataaaatcctaatctaatatgtacaaagaaaagtgcgCTCATACTTAGCCCGTGGGTCAAAAATCTAtcataaggctcatgagaaccctagggtcttctgtTGCATCTCTgactcaatcttcttggaatcTCTTAGTCATGGCTCTGGTGATGAGTCCCTTCCTTGGAAGGATTGCATCAACAAACTTCAACTCATAATTAATAATACATCTCTTTGCGGAGAAAAAAAgtctctgcaaaaaaaaacataattaatctcAAACATGATTTGAgtaattccaaattaatttttgcaataattacaaatattattaaatatatctcAGAAGTACTGtatgcatttgaaaaataatattaccgttttatgtaatttaatgcTCTTAGtacaatataaatttattttgttttgtacttcttctaatatatctttatttttggaaataaattaagatttttttttgctcaaaTTAAAGGAGGTATAAATTAAGATTTCCAATATTATAATACTCCtttcttaaaatatgttttttttaattcatctcCTTCCAAAGTTTTCAATTTCTATGTCATTGAAACATTGAACTAAAAACTcacatgtaattttatattctaaaaaCTATTCAAGTTAACTttcaatttaaaagataaattaatctaatatgtatataaaataatctatacAAAAAGAATTCTTAGTTAAATGTGTAATTTAATTGCTAACTTGTCTGTTATATATCATACATTTAATCAtgaatttatgattaatttcaatagatattttttgagaaagggggagattgaatcgataaaaaaatatgtccaaatcatttttataagtttttaaaattaaaaaaaagtatacttAATTAACTTACAACAATACTTATACACAAATCTTAAAACTACATtgccttaaaattaaaaataataacaattaattatatcataataaaatttatcaaagatacttttagtaaataataaatattttttaaaataggaaatttttttaaagtcataaacctctccaaaatatattaaatttatcttcaTTTGTTCCCCCTAAACCATTATACTAACTTTTAACTAAgtttatgtgaatttttttaacgAAGTTCATAATGCAAAAGTCAGGTAGCTACAGAGTTTGGACTAAAAGAGTTCGTTTGTCATAATCAAGTTTATATGTATTAATTTGGTGTCATAGTCTTCAACTCGATCTGCCAAACTCCTTTAGTATTGGAAAACAAATGTAATTAgttattttgtgtatttaattttaGCCAAAACGAACGGATACAACATAAGACAAGGAAAACAAAGGAATTTGAAAGAGAAATCATGTCAAATTAATCTAACATTCTTTTATTAAGTATGAgggattttcatttttattccatGCATAACTACACTTCTCATGTAGTTTGTGTTGCTAGCATTTCTCTTTATCTATACATAGCAATAGTGATAGCAACAACTAATTCTTAGCAAAAGTTCCTACTTAGTTATGCGGTTCAGCAGCACGGTATACACTTTCCATGGAACACATAACAGCAATTAGGAGGACAAGGCAGTGCAGCACCAGTTCGCCAACTACTGTAACTATATTTCATTTCATCTACCATATTTGTATCAGCAACACCtactaaacaaaaaataaacaatatataattaataaggtACTTAGAATAATGTTAGTAAAATAATCGTATTTTGGTTACATATGTATCACAAACAAAACAATGAAATTGATATAAAAGCTAGTCCTCGATatggttaattaattaaccaAATGCGCATACAATTCTTCTTTggcaatataaaaataaatagaaagggGCCAATTTCTCTACATATTAGTTCTAGCAACCTAATATGCTTGATTAAACTTGGTTAGATTAATTAGCATATTAATATGAAGAAAATATCTACATGTATctataaaatgataatatattaacTTATTTGAGTTGTACAACTAATAACAAATGCAGGTGAAAATTTCTCATGAAAAGAGTTACCATCATTTGCATGAAAATTCTCATCCATATCTTCGGGTGCAACTTCACCAGAAAGAACGAGGACAAAAGCCAAGAACACAACAAGGACGAGCAAAGCCTTGGAACCCATTTTCCTTAAATCACTGAAACAATTTAAAACTTGTACCTGTGTTTGTTGATGAATAttctctatttatagaaaagAGGAGAGGAGTTAAAACAACATTATTCAATTCTTGAGCCTAGTATTGATTTAATTCAATCTTATTTAGTAACTAAGTATCCCAAAATTTACGATCAtgatagttttatttgtttcccGTTgcctccattttaatttttagctaCTATTATATTACATATCTATTATAATACTATATAGTAAGGAAATTTTGGTATATTTTTTGCCGCACAAAATAAGGGTGTTTTAGacaatttcttttcatatttttattttttatttatttaatatatcatatattaattattaggacATTTAATAAAAAGTGGATTTCCAATGCACATTTATTAACAAAAGGACAATGAGTTTTAATGTTGTCATTAATGAGTATTGAATTtatgcatttatttattatgtcatTAATGAGTATTGAAAAGGACAATGTCCTAATATCAtgatagttttatttgtttcccGTTgcctccattttaatttttagctaCTATTATCTTACATATCTTTTATAATACTATATAGTAAGGAAATTTTGGTATATTTTTTGCCGCACAAAATAAGGGTGTTTTAGacaatttcttttcatatttttcttttttatttattttatatatcatatattaattattaggacatttaataaaaaagtggATTTCCAATGCACTTTTATTAAGAAAAGGACAATGGGTTTTAATGTTGTCATTAATGAGTATTGAATTtatgcatttatttattatatttatgaattttacttttaaaataaaaaatttatgttaaaaaataaaataaaaagagtttaaTAGTCATGTATTAaagtataaaatagttttatattgtcatttaatcacaaatcattgttaatataacttttaaggtaattattataaaagacaataaacttatcatatacGATAAACTATGATTGAATGGCATTGTGAatctcactactaaaaaaaggctTTCTACATCGCCCTATTAATATCGGTTATTGCTAAAATCGATATTAACGAAAGCGCGGTGACATTTTCGTAATTAAATGGAGctacttaacatcggttatagcaaaaccgatgttaactacttgatgttaacatcggttatttaaaaaactgatgttaacatgatgttaagatgaatatggtAACATCGATTtcagcaaaaccgatgttaacttcatagagttaacatcgattttgagaaagccgatgttaaggagttgattgtaacatcggtttgttaaaaaaccaatgtaatgtattttacgttaacatcagttttgtaaaaaccgatgttaactatattcagttaacatcggttatccataaaaaaaccgatgttgttatgtttataagttaaaaattgaGATTTCACAAGCCGCGCACGCTCGAAAACCTTGCCCTCCCTCTTCTCTTTGTCACCGTGAAAtcgctcttctctttctcctcccgCCTGAAATCTGCCGGAAATCGCTCCCTCGACACTCACATTGTCCTCGCTCGAACCCACACAACCCCCTACAGTGCCGGAAAACCCACATTGTCCTCACTCGAACCCACAGAACCCCCTACACTGTTCTTGGAAGTCTGGCTCGAAGAAAACCCAACATACACTGTTGCTACTAGGGTGCTGAAACAGTCGTGGCATAAGCAGGAGTAAGCTTATTTTAGGGAAATTTCTAACATAGATTCAATTATATGTAGGACTAGGGTCAGATATAGTCATAAACAAAGCTCTTCCAAGTTGTTCCTTGAGCTGAAAGAATTCACAGAAACATCATCTTCTAAATCTGAGGCTACCTCTTTTGTGTCTCTTCTTCTAGAACTTTGGAGCAGAAACTTTAGGTGCCTTGCCCCATAATTGACAGACTAGACTTGCTGTTACATGGCGAATTGGCCGAGtcataattgtttatttcactTGACCATGAATTTGATTCTACACTTGCCTGATCATAATTGTCATCACATGAATTGTCAATGCCTGTGTACAACAATATCTCAGAATCTGGTATTCTAAATGATGTTCAAGTACTGCCTCCAATACCATGAGCCCTAAGATGCTTAACAAGGGTATTTCTTGTCACATAGTCCTGATAATTAGAGATCCCTCCAGCTGAAATTAATTGCTTGATTAAGATTTCAGAATAGAAGTAAAGCAGCTTAGTTGTATTCAGAACCCAAATAATAAGATGTTATTAGCTTCTCATTCTCCCTTATAGAACATAACATAGAAAGAGAAGTTTCTTGCCGTGAAAATGATGGATTAGCTAGGATCTCTACAGCAACTTCTATTAGAATCTCCTCCCATCCAACCGGAATTGGttgttcttttgaaaaaggATAGCTGCCCATCATAGTGCCCCATTTAGTCTCTATAGAGAATTTTCTagaaatgttaaaataaatatgttgtcAGTCAGAAGTTTACTTGTGTGCATTGCATGCTTCAATAGTCTGCAAAATCCTCCTCCACCGCTTAGCCCTTAATCCTTCGATCTGGATAGAGATGTGCTGAATGAAGTGTTGTTTCAGGCTGAAAGGGAAAACACCTTTGATATTCATCCATGACATCGATTCCCACCAAATTGGTTGGATTTTGGTGCAATGGATAAATAGGTGAGATTCATCCTCCACAACTCCACTGCAGAAAGGGCAAAGCATATCGTTGATTTCCAGGTGTCTCCTACGCAGATTCTCTTTTATAGGCAATCTGCCCCTACATAATCTCCAAGCAAATACCGCAATTTTGCTAGGTATCTTTGTCTTCCACAGTTCCACACTCCAATCCTCCTTCTGACCACCAGTAATTTCCTCCCACATCAGATTGTAAGCGCTGCGAGTTGAGCAATTGCCTGATGGATCTCCTAGCCACTCCCAAATGTCATTTTGTTGTTGCTGTATGTTTTGTCCTTCTACCTCCCTAAGAAAGATAGTTGCATCAATTTCATTGTCGAATAGCAGTCTTCTCCATGAAAATTTCCATTCCCAGCCCATGTCATTGTGAATTCCCATCTGCCTAATGGTGTGATTCTGCTATGAGGATATGAGAAACAGCCTGGGATACCTTTCTGCTAGTGTTTCCTGTTGATAAATCCACTTGTCTTTCCAGAATCTAATTTTCTCTCCATCTCCCACCTTCCACTTCATGTTATTTTGAATGACCATTCCCTGATTGATTAAAAGCGTGTTTTAGATCCCTCCACCAAACATATTGCTTTGCTGAATTTTCTGGTTCCTCAAGGTTCCTCCAACCACCTTATTTGGATTTCAAAACTCTGGTCCACAACTCTCCTTTTTCacgcaatttcttttttttatcatcaaagataatatattatatattgaaaGAACTACGCAGAGGTACTTAAAATACAAAAGAAGTCCATATAGATGGTTCCACAATCAGACATTGATATTCTGAGGGGGAACCAAGCTATGGATACATAATACATATGAATTTACAAGTATAGAGCTCATAACTATACAATCCCCTGCTGATACATAAAACTTTGTGGTAAATTACTTGACCAGTGATTAAAATGCACTGTAAAATCCTTCTCAAAACTTTGTGCTGCTTTGGGCTTAATGGAAAAGCACCCTTAATTTGCAGCCATGACATGGTTTCCCACCATATGGGTTGTACTTTGCTGCAGTGAAAGAAAAGATAGGATGCATCCTCTTGTTGGGTTCTACAAAGAGTACATAGTGTATCTGTGAGCTGTATCTGTCTTCTCTAATGTCAATTGTCCTCTTGCACCaatacccggagcaaaagtaGCCACTAGATGCGTTTATAAAGAAATGAAGCCAAcaagagatttaaaaaaaaggaaaaacacatCCAAATCCACCAATCCAAAAGAAAGAACCTTTCACTACAAGGGAttcatgtttgattttattGGTGTAACCAACGGTATCCTCCCCGAAGCACGAGGAGGCAATCCTATTTGAGCCAAACAGTATAGGACTACTATGAACAGTAAAACTGTCCTTGAGGTGTATCTAGAACTCAAATGTGAGACCACTTTTTGAATAAACCCAGGATACCCctacccaaaattcaaagactaCGAATTCAAGATCACTGGTTAATATAAAAGagctttatttttatgtattaataaaTGATACTGTATCACAGGATCATAATAAATTTGCAAGTGTACATAAACCTCAGCTGTTGAGAACAAACAGAtcaatgagaaattaaaaacaaaaggaatCCAAATCGAATATGAGGTTTCAGAAAACAGGAACACACGTTTTTAGCATTGTCCTTTGGTTCTGAAGAGAGGCCAAACAATTTTAAGACAACCAATTAACTTGACAAGGAGTGCATACAATACAAGAAAACAAGAATCCTATGTGTAGCTATATAAACCATGAGACAAATAATAAGAGTGTGTAAACAAATCGGATTCAAAATACCAATTGGTAGATCTGTAGCAAGTAAAAAACAAGAATTGGaataataagagaactaaacttggattatgaattatgaaaagAAAGAGGAACTTACAAGAATAATAATGagattgaaaggaaaaaagaaataagagaagGGTAGTTTGTGTAGGCAATATAGAGTTcctgggaagaagaagaagaagaagataggaGTTGTTATTTTAGCTGTTGTAATATAAAATCTATTATTTAAGTACTTGATAGATAAATGCCATTCAATTCGGTTCTTTAACTTTTAAGCTTTTAAAGTGAACCAATTTTATGTTTCAAATCTtagtttgttcttttcttgctctTGATGCTTGAAATTCTGACTGTGATGTAATTTAAATGTTGTTGTCTCTCCTATCATGTGTTATTCAGAGTCTATTTTTCTTATCATGGATCTGATGACTACACATAATTGTAGTTATGTAGTATctccataattttaaatttatttgatagggATCTAAAGACTGGCTTGATGAGCTTGAACACATTGTTATTATGTTGAACTTAGTTCATATATGCAACCAATTTTAGATCTGTTGATAAGTTAGTTCTATCAATGCAATTGACATATTTTACATAACCAAAACAACTCCTAGATTGCCCTTGCGGCTATGAGAAGTGAGAACTAATGATGCATCTTTCTAAgtagaagaatggaaaaagcTTTCCCTTCTCAACCTGGTTTCTCTTGCCCCTAAACTTCTTAAGTCCGGTGTCACTGAAGATTAGTTTATTGCTGAAGATTGATTCATGCTTGCTGAAATCAATTTCTTACACTGAGAATGCTTTAAGAAATGGTTTCCTCAATCCTGTGCGAATTGCCAATAGCTTTGAGCTCCTCATAATTAGATTTGGTGTTGTTCACTGTAGCTCCTTTAATGTAATTAGAATTTAGAACACACAGAGAGCTAGAATTAGCTCCTGCCCTCTGAAATAATCTTTAAACTTAGAGATGTTTGTTTTGACTAATGCACTTGATAAGAAAAATCAGGAATAGATAAAAATACTACTCAAGTAGATCAGTTGCTGAATTTTGTTGTTATTGACATCCCCATTCTCTATACTCCACTGTTTCAAGCTGGATTTTAGGTTCCTCAATTTGTTTTTAAGCACAATACTCCCCCATCCAAGTTGTTGGTCACCACACCACACTTCTTTAACCAGTCTTTGATACTCTTTATTTTTAGGCCAACAGTCCATCACCCTAAATGGCTTCGGGCCCCAATCCACCagctttgttttcaaaataattggaTAGTGATCAGAATAATCCCTGTGGAGTACTTGATGTGAAGAATCAGGCCATTTAAGTAGCCAATGTTCTAAAACCAAGCATCTATCGAGCCTACTCCTCACAGATCCATTTGGCCTACACCAAGTAAATCTGCTACCAAAGCTTTTAATTTCCTGAATTTCCATGTCTGATATCCAATCATTGAAACTAGAACTATCATATGTGCCCACACTCCTTTGAGATGAGCCTGTTCTTTCATCCTAGCTTCTAATGCTATTGAAATCCCCAAGGACATTAAGATCAGTGGAACGATTCAGTGGGCATAGTTTGGGCAGTTGATCCAGCAGCCAGGAAAAGGCAAACCATATCTCACAAACAACAAACATGCCCCATAGCCAGACTGCATCAGTATTTTGGTGTTTGATCCTCCATGCCAAGAACAGTGCCAAGACAACCAAACGAATAAAAATGATAAGACTGtacaaacaaacataaaaggAAGAAGGAAATTGTCAGATGATGTAGATTATTGATGTGGTGCACATTACTTTTTAAGTGCAGGACTAGTATACATGATATAATTGTAGGATAAACAAACAAGCAAGAACTAAAAAATGTGAAGAGAAAATCAGTTTTAAAAGTCTAACTGCAAAGACTAAAAATACATAcacaatataaagaaaaaggatcGGGTAAGTAAATAATTGATAAGCCTTACTTGTATTCTAAGTTGGTGTTGGAATGCTTGAAGAAAGGAATAGGACCAAGTCAATATTGATAAATTGCCATACTCATATGTAAGCTTATTAATCTATCAAATCTTAAATTGCAAACATATTAATATAAACTATTATCTATTTTGGGCATGAACATGGGAATACATGCTAATGCCATATTGTTATTCAGAATAATGGGGAACAACATTGTTTAAGTTGGTATaattagaaaagaaacaaaacaaaaatgatattttagaaaagaaaaaaaaaagcatttaagaCTAAAGCTTTATACCGATATGGGCTCAAAACGGCAGCAGGTATCTTCAGTTTCTGAGTAAGTGGTCTCCATGGTTTGTTCATCAATTCAGTTGGCTGAACAAAatcatcctctttttcatttCCAAAACCACCTTCCTTTGGCCATATAGCATTGCCATAGCCATAGGTTCCCTTTGTTCAAAGAGCCACCTATTATGATCAAAATCTCCAGTTTGGCTCCTCACCAGTGCTGACTTCGTTGACTTCATCATGGACAATCTCCTCTCCATTTTAGACATTCCACTTGGTGGAGGAAGTAGAAGGGGATGCCCATTATCTATAGCCACTTCATCTAGTTCTGtgttctgatatggctccttgCATCCTGGGCATATCCCACCTCCTGTTTTTACTGCATTTATATAACAATCTCTGCATATCTTAAAATGACACTCACATGGAAAAATATCAGCACAAAGTTCATCGCTCATCACCTTAGAATCACAACCAGGAATTGCACATGAAGATCCGTTTGCACCAGCCATCTGTGGATGAATCGTTCCACTGATCTTAATGTTCTGAAAGAGAAATTCTTCTTTCTGTAGATGTTCAATTTGACTGAAGCATTTTGTTCTTCAAATGGGAAAATTTTATCCCTCAAATCTTGCAGACAAGGATCTGACCTGTTCATTTCCAAAACAGTATAGAAGTCAGGCAAAATTCAGGAAAACTCCAGCTATagggggaaaaataaagaaataaaaatttcagcCATCACAAAGAAATAAGAACAGGAAAAAAGCAGAACTGATCACATCAATTTTTCCCCGTGGTGCATGCACAAAAGCATATAATAGTATGATAAAGTGATATGAGACCAGTTAACTGCAGCAGAGAGAATTATAGACTAATCTGTCGATCATTTCTGAAAGTAGAGTCATGTTCATTGAGACTACCTT contains:
- the LOC114419353 gene encoding uncharacterized protein LOC114419353 isoform X2 — translated: MGSKALLVLVVFLAFVLVLSGEVAPEDMDENFHANDGVADTNMVDEMKYSYSSWRTGAALPCPPNCCYVFHGKCIPCC
- the LOC114419353 gene encoding uncharacterized protein LOC114419353 isoform X1, coding for MGSKALLVLVVFLAFVLVLSGEVAPEDMDENFHANDVGVADTNMVDEMKYSYSSWRTGAALPCPPNCCYVFHGKCIPCC